A stretch of Methanobrevibacter boviskoreani JH1 DNA encodes these proteins:
- a CDS encoding TFIIB-type zinc ribbon-containing protein: protein MQQTDLFEECPECHSGHILYDHNHDEIFCYDCGLVLLRNYSFYILLEDI, encoded by the coding sequence ATGCAACAGACAGATTTATTTGAAGAATGTCCTGAATGTCATAGTGGACATATTCTTTATGATCATAACCATGATGAAATATTCTGTTATGATTGTGGTTTAGTATTATTAAGAAATTATTCATTTTACATACTCCTTGAAGATATATGA